In Pomacea canaliculata isolate SZHN2017 linkage group LG12, ASM307304v1, whole genome shotgun sequence, a single genomic region encodes these proteins:
- the LOC112577152 gene encoding tRNA-specific adenosine deaminase 1-like, translating into MSQFMECDSVTSLQDRIAHLCYNHYAHLPKKGKPQKNKEWTLMAAVVLQKQSGNTESELKVVSMGTGSKCLGESRMSEAGEVVNDSHAEVIARRAFLLYLYEELKQVYLKEGSEIFTEPSNKAGYRCCLKPDIIFHFFCSHTPCGDASIFPKTEVHSETPLIKDCTNIRKRHSQDAYFQEAKVVKLDDVVSVSSSRDNTLSCKEVDGEESKNNNKKDALSFTCHDSVSPVEGKAESIAVKFVWPGTHAVDRNDHVSDTSRWEHHEDVLPLGQSDAQTLSVRRPKVAENVYEQDKAQSDHGGQTMSGRMECLRDVHRTGAKCVPGGHQDLHLSGEGYHRLGVLRTKPGRGERTLSMSCSDKMARWNVLGCQGSLLSHFLEKPLYFETVIIGKCPWSEEALQRALYNRISAFSTKALPGGFYPHCPKFLQSSLQFEHSCISVESNLGIDTVDDSHIVPCASSIVWYSSHQKDGKLEVIVNGRRQGVTKKDMNRLQARSCISSSSMLVQFKELLKQVPQNVQPLSVRMLDKGKGLDKATYDQCKKSSVHYQTAWSQLFQAQLHTWLRKSRDKYYSFA; encoded by the exons ATGTCGCAGTTCATGGAGTGTGACAGTGTCACATCATTACAAGACCGAATCGCACACCTGTGCTACAACCACTATGCTCACCTGCCCAAAAAAGGCAAACcacaaaagaataaagaatgGACGCTTATGGCAGCTGTTGTTCTTCAGAAGCAAAGTG GGAACACAGAGTCTGAATTGAAGGTGGTGTCAATGGGAACAGGATCAAAGTGCTTAGGAGAGTCCAGAATGTCTGAAGCAGGTGAAGTAGTTAATGACAGTCATGCAGAAGTCATTGCTCGGCGAGCATTTCTCCT CTATCTATATGAAGAGCTAAAACAGGTCTATCTTAAAGAGGGCAGTGAAATATTCACAGAGCCATCTAACAAAGCAGGATACAGATGTTGTTTAAAGCCTGATATCATCTTCCATTTCTTCTGTAGTCACACCCCAT GTGGTGATGCATCAATTTTCCCAAAGACCGAAGTGCATTCAGAAACACCACTTATAAAAGACTGCACAAATATAAGAAAGAGACATAGTCAGGATGCATATTTTCAAGAAGCAAAGGTGGTAAAGTTAGATGATGTTGTGTCTGTAAGCAGTAGTAGAGATAACACTTTAAGTTGTAAGGAAGTGGATGGAGAAGagagtaaaaacaacaacaaaaaagatgcATTGTCATTCACCTGCCATGACAGTGTGTCTCCTGTAGAAGGGAAAGCGGAGAGTATCGCTGTTAAATTCGTATGGCCTGGAACACATGCAGTAGATAGAAATGATCATGTTTCTGACACTTCAAGATGGGAACACCACGAAGATGTGTTACCACTGGGTCAGTCTGATGCTCAAACACTTTCTGTCAGAAGACCCAAGGTGGCTGAGAATGTATATGAGCAGGACAAGGCACAGAGTGATCATGGAGGTCAGACCATGTCAGGAAGGATGGAATGTTTGAGAGATGTGCACAGAACAGGTGCTAAGTGTGTGCCGGGTGGGCACCAGGACCTCCATCTCAGTGGGGAAGGTTATCACAGGCTGGGTGTGCTTCGAACCAAACCAGGAAGAGGGGAAAGAACTCTGTCCATGTCATGCAGTGATAAAATGGCCCGCTGGAATGTGCTGGGCTGTCAAGGATCATTGCTGTCTCATTTTTTGGAGAAGCCTCTCTACTTTGAGACAGTTATTATTGGCAA GTGTCCATGGAGTGAGGAGGCACTTCAGCGTGCCTTGTATAACAGAATTTCTGCATTCAGCACCAAAGCTCTTCCTGGTGGGTTCTACCCTCACTGTCCCAAGTTCCTGCAGTCCAGTCTTCAGTTTGAGCACAGCTGCATCAGTGTTGAGAGCAACCTTGGCATAGACACGGTGGATGATAGTCATATTGTACCATGTGCCTCAT CAATAGTATGGTACTCATCACACCAAAAAGATGGGAAACTTGAAGTTATTGTGAATGGAAGGAGACAGGGGGTGACAAAAAAGGATATGAACAGACTACAAGCAAG GAGTTGCATTAGCAGTTCTTCCATGTTGGTTCAATTTAAAGAACTACTAAAACAGGTGCCACAAAATGTGCAGCCACTGTCAGTCAG AATGCTAGATAAAGGGAAAGGTCTGGACAAGGCCACATATGATCAATGCAAGAAGTCTTCAGTTCATTATCAAACAGCATGGAGCCAACTTTTTCAGGCACAACTACACACTTGGCTACGGAAGTCAAGAGATAAATATTACAGTTTTGCTTAA